A single window of Ctenopharyngodon idella isolate HZGC_01 chromosome 24, HZGC01, whole genome shotgun sequence DNA harbors:
- the uevld gene encoding ubiquitin-conjugating enzyme E2 variant 3 yields MDLSSESVKKVLSKYKFRDVAIEELQKVSRVYADMEVKSGTYTFSDSLQKDLLKLVGNIPIRYQGHSYNLPILLWLLDSFPFTPPICFLRPTSSMVIREGKHVDSKGRIHLPGLHNWDHPKSSVNGLLAEMIAKFEEEPPLGTKSSAHGDNPNDLLAYVSNLKVNEGVNRPDQEVKVSVIGGGDLGIATVLSIMAKSSVDKLVLIDIPESSTKGGTMDLEIFSLPKVEVSKDLSASAGSKVVVVTANAWSDEQSYLSVVQTNVDMYRGIIPHLAQLSPKAVLLIASQPVDIMTHVAWRQSNLLPTQVIGVGCNLDSERLSHIINISLVANNTGKQAWVIGELSENKVAVWGNMGPGTDQLQALSPVSNSTKPLMDRALEMLKGRGQRSWSVGLSIAGITHSIVTDQRKIHSVTTLAEGWGGIGSKVFLSLPCILGECGSTRLPGVALGSEDEMKLRESVACQVNLFMQLRM; encoded by the exons ATGGATTTAAGTTCGGAATCTGTGAAGAAAGTTCTCTCTAAG TATAAATTTCGTGATGTGGCTATTGAAGAGCTACAGAAAGTGTCTCGCGTCTACGCTGACATGGAAGTAAAATCTGGAACATACA CATTTAGTGACAGTCTACAGAAGGATCTACTCAAACTGGTTGGAAACATCCCAATCAGATATCAAG GGCACTCATATAACCTGCCCATCCTGCTTTGGCTCTTGGATTCCTTTCCTTTCACACCTCCCATCTGCTTCCTGAGACCCACGTCCAGCATGGTCATACGGGAGGGTAAACATGTCGATTCGAAGGGTAGAATACACCTGCCGGGCCTGCACAACTGGGACCAT CCAAAGTCCTCTGTGAATGGCCTTCTGGCAGAGATGATCGCTAAGTTTGAGGAGGAACCTCCACTGGGCACCAAATCTTCAGCACATGGTGACAATCCCAACGATCTACTGGCCTATGTGTCGAATCTCAAAGTTAATGAAG GTGTAAATCGGCCTGATCAAGAGGTTAAAGTGTCTGTGATTGGCGGGGGAGATTTGGGAATAGCTACCGTGTTGAGTATTATGGCAAAA AGCTCTGTTGACAAACTGGTTTTGATTGACATCCCTGAGAGTTCAACGAAAGGTGGCACAATGGATTTGGAGATTTTCAGTTTACCAAAGGTCGAGGTGTCAAAAG ACCTGTCGGCCTCAGCGGGCTCTAAAGTAGTGGTCGTCACAGCGAATGCCTGGAGTGATGAGCAGTCATATTTGAGTGTAGTTCAGACTAATGTGGACATGTACAGAGGAATCATCCCTCATCTCGCCCAGCTGAGTCCAAAAGCTGTGCTGCTCATCGCCTCTCAACCAG TGGACATTATGACACATGTTGCCTGGAGACAAAGTAATCTTCTGCCCACTCAAGTGATCGGTGTGGGGTGTAATCTGGACTCAGAGAGACTGTCTCACATCATCAACATTTCACTGGTGGCAAATAACACAGGCAAGCAGGCCTGGGTCATTGGAGAACTCTCAGAGAACAAGG TGGCAGTGTGGGGTAACATGGGGCCGGGAACTGACCAACTACAAGCGTTATCCCCAGTGTCCAACTCCACCAAACCCTTGATGGACAG GGCATTAGAGATGCTCAAGggcagaggtcagaggtcatggTCAGTTGGGTTATCCATTGCTGGCATCACTCACAGCATCGTAACAGACCAAAGGAAAATACACTCTGTCACAACACTGGCTGAG GGTTGGGGTGGAATCGGTTCCAAAGTGTTCCTCAGCTTGCCATGCATCCTCGGGGAATGTGGCTCTACCAGATTACCAGGTGTGGCTTTAGGTTCAGAAGATGAAATGAAGCTGAGGGAGAGCGTGGCATGTCAGGTCAACCTCTTCATGCAGCTGAGAATGTAA